A genome region from Camelina sativa cultivar DH55 chromosome 10, Cs, whole genome shotgun sequence includes the following:
- the LOC104718803 gene encoding late embryogenesis abundant protein Lea5-like yields MAARSLSGAVKHLCSAASRNLSGSIVLRRSYVATSQNVTATGLSKGGSTRVMVGKMEQRALDQEVESVWGPDPVTGYYRPSNRAVEIDPAELRELLLKNKAKSF; encoded by the exons atggccGCTCGTTCACTCTCCGGCGCCGTCAAGCATCTTTGCTCCGCCGCATCTCGCAATCTTTCTGGTTCCATTGTCTTAAG GAGGAGTTACGTTGCGACATCCCAGAATGTGACAGCAACAGGATTGAGTAAGGGAGGTTCCACCAGAGTTATGGTGGGGAAGATGGAACAAAGAGCTTTGGATCAAGAGGTAGAGTCTGTTTGGGGACCAGATCCAGTCACGGGATATTACAGACCCTCCAATCGTGCGGTTGAGATTGATCCAGCGGAGCTTAGAGAGTTGCTTTTGAAAAACAAAGCCAAGTCTTTCTAA